The genomic stretch GGCATTTGGCAGGCCGATCCGGTCATCGGTTTGGTCATTGTCGCCCTGCTGACCCGGGAAGGAATCCACACCCTTAAAGAAAAAAAATTATGCGGCTGCGCGGCCTGTGGAAATTTACCGCTCGATGATTTGAAAATCCTAAAATAACATGGAAGAAAAAGACACCGGACTTTTTAATGAAGAATTAAGTCGATACCAAAAGGCTAAAGACGAAGGACGGAAAACGGTCCTGTTTATTTGCACCGCCAATGTCGTTCGTTCCCAGATGGCCGAGGCCCTGGTCAATCATTTTTTAAAAGATAAGTGGGCGGCTTTTTCAGCCGGTTTTCTGCCCCTGGAGATTCACCCCATGGTCAAAAAAGTTTTACAGGAAATCGGGATCGATCCCTCTTCACAAAAATCCAAACACCTGGATATCTTCAAGGGTTTAAAGTTCGACCAGGTAATTACCCTGTGTTCGGATGCGGATCAGGTGTGCGCCTATTATCCGGGTCTGACTGAATGGAGCCATGTGCCCTTTCAGGATCCGCTTTTGACTTACCGAATATCCTTTGGGGGAAAAGGTCTCTTTCGGGAATTACGGAAAAAAATGAAAAGGACTCTTATCCCTTACCTGGAGGACCTTTAGTCCGATTTAGGATTTTCGATTTCGGATTTCGGAATTAAAGAAAACCCATAATTTCATGAAATCCCATCGTAAATGGGTAGGAGGATTTTTAACATGGGAAGTGTGGAAGACAATTTGATCGACTCAAGGAGGTGCCGAAATGTCCA from Deltaproteobacteria bacterium encodes the following:
- a CDS encoding arsenate reductase ArsC yields the protein MEEKDTGLFNEELSRYQKAKDEGRKTVLFICTANVVRSQMAEALVNHFLKDKWAAFSAGFLPLEIHPMVKKVLQEIGIDPSSQKSKHLDIFKGLKFDQVITLCSDADQVCAYYPGLTEWSHVPFQDPLLTYRISFGGKGLFRELRKKMKRTLIPYLEDL